The Macadamia integrifolia cultivar HAES 741 unplaced genomic scaffold, SCU_Mint_v3 scaffold2517, whole genome shotgun sequence genomic sequence TTCTTTTGAGTTAGAAAAATTCCTCAAAATTTGGATGGTAATTAGTTTAATCTGTCTACTATGAGTAAtccacattcacacacacacaaacataaAATTTCTAAGGCTATAAGGTAAAAACCTAAAAAGAGCACTGCATGTTCTCTGCAAGTTTAGAGAGCTTATGACCCAAGCTCCCTGTACCCATTTTTCAAGATTTGAATCAGTAGTTCAgtaagagaaacaaaaataaagaattaacaAGAGGAGTATTCCCTCTAGCTGGAAGAATATCAAGCAGCCATATGAGCTCATAGGTCTCTTTTTAAGGATTCCGGTCATATAAATTGTCTGACAACTTTTACCATTTCATTACTTTGACTGAGTTGTCTTCTGCTTAGGAAACTTGAATGAGAAACAAGTAGACATGGCAGATCAGCATTTTGCCTTGGCAAAACTAATTTAATCTAGCAGTAAAACTTGATGCTGATTCCCAAACAGAAACCCTGTATTgtgttttcaaattttcagcaagaaaataataaatactGAAAAAAGCAGCAGCTAATATCTGGAAGATGGAGAATATACCGTAAATACTCTGGTCTCCTGTTTTAAATATTGCTAATATACTTGCTTCTGTTGTGAGTATATACATGGTGGGTTGACTGTGTCACCtgtttttctctgtttttcaaTTCATTCAAAATTTTGGCCAGATTCATCCACAGGAAACTCTCTAAACTTTCCAAGATTTCAATAGATCAAAATTTTTCCTCACCCCTTATGTTTACCAGTGAAGGTGGGATTATTTGTGatattatttttggttttgactGGGTTTCAAAAAGTTGCAGTTTGACAAAACTAAGTTGGTCTGGTTATTCTACTTATTCATTGGGAATTTGATTATTGCTTGAAGAGTTAACAATGTCTAACTGAATTATTGATGTCCTACTTGCTAACCCAAAAGCTGCCCTATTCAATTTAGAACCAACAGAGGATTGCTCAACTTCACATTAAGATGATTAGTATAGAGAACAGATATGGTGCACTTAATAGAAGCATTTACCTAGTTCATACCTTGTTCACTTCTGAAATCAGAAACCTTGACTTGtaatataataaaatacaaTAACTAAGAATGCATAATTGTTCAAGTAGATTCAtcaacttctctaattcaagAATCATGGTTCTCTCAGCCAGCACCAGCAGTCAAcattaaaaaattgaattaaaagaAGTGGATTGATGGATTAAGAATAGAATTAGTTTAGCATAGACAATAAAAAGACACTGCTTGAAATTTGTAACAGAAATTCTGAAAGGATGCTTCCATTATTTTCATTGCCACCAAAGAGTGGGAAAcaattgggaaaaaaatattgaacaaaaataaaatttacagaagaaaagaggaaagggtAAAAGAAGAACCCATCTATGGATTCTTCAATTCCCGTATCAGAGCTTCTTCCAACAAACTCTCAGACTCCTCCATCAATTCAGGGCTTAATCTAAACATCAAAACACAAAATTCCATCTGGTTAAGAGCACCATCACCGTCCATATCACCCTCTGTCAACATAGACAACAATTCATCATCACTCAATCCCTGCAACCCCAGTAGAGCAGCATTCCTCTTCAAGCTTTCAAATGTGATGAGTTCCTTGACAGGGTCCATCAATAACCGAAACCCATTACAGAGCTCTCCAATCAATCCTTCCCCACCTAATTTCTCGGCCATAGTCGGCAAGAAATCTTCAAAATCGACTGCCTTTCGTCCTGCCATTTCCTGAATCTCCTTGTTCTTGAATGAAATCGAGGAAGATAAgattagagagaaagagatatcaAACTGAGTTGGAGATGAGGAGAAGTGAAGGAGCCCAGAAGGCTAAATAATGGAGAAAACGAAAGAGGTTCGTGGAAAGTATAGTCCATGGATGCCAACTAAGAGTCTGCGAGGTTGGGTTGTTTCTTTTACGGGGCATTGCAGTTACCTCTCGCTTTCGCAGAACACTCCAAGAGGGTAGAATTGTCTATGAAGTAAATAACGAGGAAGATTCTAATATTCTAT encodes the following:
- the LOC122066658 gene encoding calcium-binding protein KRP1-like — translated: MAGRKAVDFEDFLPTMAEKLGGEGLIGELCNGFRLLMDPVKELITFESLKRNAALLGLQGLSDDELLSMLTEGDMDGDGALNQMEFCVLMFRLSPELMEESESLLEEALIRELKNP